The DNA region GAGaggcttcagttctgtcagtttgttgatgtttggccttggtgactgagcagttgaaacctctAGGATAGCAGCCAGGTGTGCCTCAGACCgttgtgtttggtattttgacttgtttatattcattgtgcaAAAAAATGAAGCTGCCTCTATGGCTGACTCCACCCGGTGACTAGCGATGGTATCTCTGTCTCTGTTccccagccaaagggagctgcggggggagggggaggaggggggacagcGCCTGCAGCAGACATTTCTGGGAGCATGGCTCTATGCATCTCTCGGGCTGCAGCAGAGAGGTTCTTGGGCCGcagatagggtgactagatgtcccgatttatagggacagtcctgatatttgggttttCTTCTTGTATAGGCTCgtattaccccccagccccgtcccgatttttcacacgttctatctggtcaccctagccgcAGATGGCCCACAGGGCAGGACTTTGAGCCCCTTGCTCTAAAGGCTGGCTCTGGGTCATTGAGCCTGCAAGCTGCTGAACCTCTGAAAACTGGTGTATGACTTACACTGGGGCAGCCTACAGGTGCTAGGTGCTCTGCTTCTACTCCAGCCGCATAATAGTTTTTTCCTCATGCAGTGCAAGGCCCCGGACTCTCCAATCCACCCCGCCACCCGCAAGGTATTCTTCTCTCTGGTAGCCTCTTGCAGAAGGGAGGGGCCTGGCGGTCACTATACTTGCTCCTTTAACCAGCCCATCCAACCCACGGCTCTTAACACCTGACCAGGTCTCACATCCTCCCCCTGCTGTGGGAAAGTTAAGACTGAAAATCATTTCTGCACCAGGGGGAAAAATTGAACCATGTGCAAAAGCAGCAAGAGATCACACAGAAAACAGAATTCAGACAACAGCATTTTATTTacagtacaaaacaaaacaagtttagtTATCACAGTAACAAGGTAAAAAATTCTGAACACCAACTGTGCTCTACAGCATCACAGATCATCTGACATCTTCCTCAAACACAGACACAGTCAGCGAGCAGAGTAGAGACAAAGCCGAGGAACAGGCGCACAAGTGTTGACAAATTACAACAGCCTCACTAGCTGGGCTgagtaaagtcaatggaacagAGTCCGAGGGTTACTGGAGCCAGGGGCTGGTTTCAGGAATCTCTGGGGCTGGTCTCCTCGCTCTCTCCTCCTGTCTCCATCTCGCTGCTCCCCGGTTCCTTTCCCTCCGTGGGCAGGTTTCCTTCTCCTGCCTTCAccccctggcagacactgatgggAATGTCTCTCCCTTGTGCCGCTGGCAGGGCCAGACGTGGCGCCTCGATGCAGAGCTGCCCAtcctgggacagggagcagagcacGGCCTGCACGTTCACGTCTTCCGGCAGGAGAGTTTCTCTGCGGATCTCTCTGTGTTCGTGGGAGCGGACTCCAGCCTCCGACTCCGTTTTCTTCTCATGCTTCCCCGTCACCGTCAGCTTCCTCCCGTCCACTCTCACCATCAGCTCAGCTGGGGAGAAGCCGCTCACGTCCATGGAGAGCTGgtacctctccttcccctgcgCCTGGGACCcgggctccttcccagcaccctCAGCCAGGGTCTGGCTGCTCTGCCTCGGGGTCCTGCTCCCCTCGGCCTCCCCGCAGAGAAGGGGATAAGCCAGAAGGAGGGAGTGTCTCATTCGCTCCATCTCGTCCAGGTGCGTCTGCACGTCCCCCACCAGCTGGTCCAAGAGGCTGTGGGGACCCAGCCCCAGGAGGCTGGACACTGGGGCTCTGCTGCGAAGCCACACGGGGCCATAGTCAGGCGACTGCCACACTCGGAGCGGGAACATCCTGCGCGGGGCCGGGAGTGGCTGGTCCGAGTtcagctgctgacctgctgctgagCTGCCTCTGCCTGGCTCCCTGCGGGGCTGCTGCTCACTGGCTGCGGCAGCCCCAGCGCCGCCTTTTCTACCGGGCTGGGGGCGGGCCGGGCACCTCGGGAACCTTCCTGCTCCTGCGGGCTGGGGGGGCGGAGCTCCCGGTCTGGGCTTTGCTGGAGCCTTCCCGATCCCGCTGTGTTTGCGGAGGGGGGGCGAGTCTCAGCgg from Gopherus evgoodei ecotype Sinaloan lineage chromosome 2, rGopEvg1_v1.p, whole genome shotgun sequence includes:
- the LOC115647162 gene encoding heat shock protein 30C-like, which codes for MFPLRVWQSPDYGPVWLRSRAPVSSLLGLGPHSLLDQLVGDVQTHLDEMERMRHSLLLAYPLLCGEAEGSRTPRQSSQTLAEGAGKEPGSQAQGKERYQLSMDVSGFSPAELMVRVDGRKLTVTGKHEKKTESEAGVRSHEHREIRRETLLPEDVNVQAVLCSLSQDGQLCIEAPRLALPAAQGRDIPISVCQGVKAGEGNLPTEGKEPGSSEMETGGESEETSPRDS